DNA from Rhinatrema bivittatum chromosome 16, aRhiBiv1.1, whole genome shotgun sequence:
atgtatttaaaaaatccacaggtgaccacacccacgggAGCTCAGATTCATTTCCAGCCCAACCTATCCACCACCTGCATGCTGCTCTCTTGTTCCAGGCCCTGGAGCCATTTCGCCTATCCCAGACACCACACATCAATCTAAAACTAACACTGCTACCACGAACTGTGTCTAGAGTTGTAAGGAACTCAATTATCTGTAACAGAGTGCAAATACCTGAAGTagggagaatgaaaagtgatgtaagaaagctcaaggaatggtctcaGTTGTTGGTCCTCGCCTCTGGAATGACTTACTAGAGACTTTCAGCAATGCTCCTACGTGTGCCTCTTTTAAAGAGGGATTAAAAACTCAATTGTTTAGGCTTGCTTTTCAGTAATAATGGGTATTTAACTTCCttacatatgggccgatacagaaaaacccacgggagagcaggcgagcgcccgctctcccgggtgcgcgattcagaaaaacaaaaaatgcaaatgagggcccgcggtaaaaggaggcactaggggcactagcgcatccctagcgcctcctttttgacagaagcggtggctatcagcaggtttgacagccaacgctcaattttatcagcatctgttctcgaacccgctgacagccacgggttcggaaaacggacaccagcaTAAtagagtgtccgtcttccaaccagCAGGCCacgggcagttttttttttttttttttttttttttttttaattttggggcctccaacttaatatcactatgatattaagttggagggtgtacagaaaagcagtttttttctgcttttccgtacacttccctggtgctggccaaaattaaaatatgcagcttggctgcacattttactttctgaattgctcgggaataattaataggcccatcaacatgcatttgcatgttgcgggcgctattagtttccggggtggggggggtggggggggtggggggggtgtcacGTTTTCCaggcactattaccccttactgtataaggggtaaaaatagcgcatcgaaaacacacggccaaacACAGGCTAACAgcctttactgtatcggcctgataacgTGTGGCTTTTTGTCTATTTTGGTCACACAATCTGTGATATtcatgtaaaccgctgtgaactATGGTGATACGTGCAGTttagaaccttttttaaataaggtttggtagctgggatttaatgccaagaaatgcagtgtCCCACATCTGGGGTGCAAAAATGTAAAGGGGGTCTAAGTGATTGGGTGAAAGAATGATATGCATGGACTGGGAAAGAAACCTCAGGGTGATAAGAGTCTGATCTGAAAGTGGCAGCTAAGGCttgagggatgctgggctgcacagagacacaatcagcaggaaaaagaagatcATACCCCTTGACAGGTCCTtaatgaggcctcacctggagtacagtgTTCACTTCTGGAGTCCGTATTGCAAAAAGAATAGACAGGATgaaagcggtccagagaaaggcaacggAAATGGGATGGGGTCTGCACCAGAAGACTTAGGagtctgaaggacctaaatatgcataacctggaggagaggagagacaggggagatatgatacagactttcaaatacctgcagagaattaatgatgcacaagaatcaaatattttccaatggaaaggaaactaGAATGAGGagccatgatatgaaactcccGGGTGGGGGGGAAGATTATTTCTTCATGGTGAGAGCGCTGGATGCACGGtgtgccctcctggaagaggaggtGAAGAACAGTAATGGAAGTCAGAAGGGCTTGGGataaaacacagaggatcccttatGGCTAAAGGATGGAGAGGAAGAtaaggggtaacttgcatggagcagcagtcgtTATCCTCAACAACTTGCGGGGGCAGCCTGGATAAACACTTATGTTATTATTACCTCTGCTCTATACCCAAGCCCTGCTCACTGGAAGCTGGCCTGGTTCACTAGTGCAGTTTGACTGCAATGCACCTTAAGCCTATTCTTGGAAAAACAGCGCAGTAGGAAAcattcatataaataaatatacgaGTAAAGAAATGTCCCTCCCCCGGCCCACTTCTCACACCTTCCGTTGGCGTCCGAGACCCTGAAACGCTAATTAAAGCGAATGGGGAGGGCACTCCCAGCAGGCTTAGCGCGTCCTGGGACAAGTCATTGGGGTTGGTGAAGGGGCTAGCACGGGGGCAAAGGCAAGCTCTTCGGCACAGGGCGGGCACTAGAATAGCACTAGCCGTAAAGCAGACACTGAACTGGAGCCCAGCAACCCCAGGCCTAAGGGTGAGCTTCATTCCAGCCTTGCTATGCACAAGACACACCCGCTCCACCGTTCCTTCCGCACCCACTCCCTGTACCCAGGCCCGGCACTCACCGCCGCTCTCCCAGGCGGGGGTGGCTCTGGTCTGCCTCAGGCCGCGGCCAcgctctctcctcacctcacctCACACCCCGCCACAAAATGGCGACACCACTTTCCACAGCCTCAAAATGGAGCCGGCTTTAGGTGAGCGGCGCTCTGCGCGCTGATGTCACCTCCTGCCGTGTGTGCACGTGACTGCAGCTGACGGAAAGGCAGAGTCAGGAGTTCTGGCGCGTCCCGTCTCACCTCCAGTCCGCGCGTCAGCAGCTCACTCGGCAATCAGGTTCCGGGCTCTCCCATTgcctgcagggacttgtagttctcatTTTATCCCATtgacagcagaattagaaatctCTGCACATATTGCGACAAAAGTAGGAATGTATCAGCTGAGCTTGTGCAGATGAGCTCCTGTCTGTGACTGGCGTTTGCATTACTGCTGGCATGTAGCCGCAGTGAAGGGTTTTGTATGCACTAAAATGACTTTTCTACTCGCATTCcttgtgccccctctccccacaggACGGCCCGGAGTTTGTATTATTGCTGCACATGATTGTGGGTGAAGCGttcataagacttgtcatactgggttagaccaaaagtccatctggcccagtatcctgtctccaacagtggtcaagccaggtcataagtacctggcaggatcccaaggggtaggcagattccaagctgcttatcccaagaataagcagtggatttccccaatgtttatggacattttctacaggaatttatccaaccctttttaagcccagctacactaatagctttcaccacatcctttggcaatgaattccagagcttaatttcccgcctctcacaaattggcattGCAGGCACTGCTCTATCCTGGCTCCAATCTTTCCTGAAGGACAGAATATACAGTGTTAAAATAGACTGCCATATTTCAAAACCCAGAAAATTAacacaaggtgtcccacaaggatctgctctttcatctacactttttaacatatacctatcTCCTCTCTGTCAACTCCTGGTGAAAATGGATCTCCCACAttttatatacgcagatgatgtacagatccttaTCCCCATCAACAATTCCCTATCTAATGCTCTAAAAATCTGGGATACTGCCCTAGTAGAAATCAAAAATCTACTTACTGAAAACTTCCTGGCAATAAACACTACCAagatggagctcctcttcatcaCATCCCACAATAACATCTCCTCTAACCCTACTCAACATTCACTTCCGGATTCTCTCAAgttacagcaagtccgcagccttggcgttatcattGACAGTCATTTctcattaaagaaattcatcacggctacaatcaaaaacggatttttcaagctacatactctaaaaagaatcaaaccgcttctacatccacatgacttccggacagttttacaagctacaatattgtcaaaactagattactgcaatgccatactACTTGGTCTCCCGAAAAACACCatacaaccactacagatgctacaaaatgctgcagcacgttTACTCACTAACATgcaccgccatgaacacattactcctgctctcatgttcctgcactggcttcctgtagcatctagaattttattcaaagttcttacCCTCATTCTTAAGTCGATTtacaaccaagatatgcaatggttctccgatcattTTATCTTCCAcacatcaaagagaccaataaggaaaatgcaccaagccaaactcgccTCATCttcacttaaacacatcaaacacgttgccACTAGAGACCGCTCATTCACCATTGCCGGAActaacatctggaacaaaatgcccacagacctgcgtctagaaccctgccataagaaattcaagcagaaccttaaaacctggctgtttgaacaagctttcaccCAATGATCTTCCGTTTCTGAAACGCCAATTACTTATCCCTGTTTTTCTGACCCATTATCACTCAACTATTTATTTTACCACTCGTCTATTTATTTTATCCTGCTGCTAAACTTGACTTTATCGGACTCCTACCGcccatttattttcaaaatggccatgAACATTGGAATATTATTATCATTAGTTTAATCGTTCTttgtattaatttttttcttaattgaTATATAATTTGTTCACCTTATTCcatattgtctgtaaagcttgttgctaattttttgttttattgtaaaccgaggtgatgttattaacgtgccgcggtatataaaaaaaaaatcactaaataaataaataaataaatatgttgagtaaaaaaaatattttctcttaccagttttaaatgtatttcctaATAACTGTTTTGTGTATCCTCTGGTCTTTgaacttttcgaaagagtaaactgattaacgtttactcgttccattccactcattttatagacctctctcatatctcccctctgccatctcttctagctgaagagtcctaacctctttaatctttcttcataggggaattgttccatctattttatcgttttggtcacccttctctataccttttctaattctgctatatcttttttgagatgtggtgaccagaactgcacacaatattcatgatgaggttgcaccatggagggatacagattcattatattctctgttttattctccattcctttcctaataatccctggaattctatttgctttcttggctggtgCTGCAgaacatttcaatgtattttcaacaatgacacctagatccttttcctgaatggtgactcctaatgtggaaccttgcattgtgtagctataatttgagcttctcttccctaagtgcatcactttgcacttgtctacattaaatttaatttgccatttgcatgcccagtctcccagttttgcaatgtcctcttgcaatttctcacaatcctcttgagatttaataactttgaataattttctgtcatctgcaaattcgaacacctcacttgttgttcccatttccaggtcgtttataaacatattaaaaagcagtggtcccagaacaggtCCCTGGGtcgctccactattcacctttttccattgggaaaatttatcatttagccctactctatgttttctatcttttaaccatttggcaatccacaatagggcactgccacctatcccatgactttttaatttcctaagaagtctctcaagaaggactttgtcaaatgctttctcgaaatccaaatacactatatcaactggatcacctttatccacgtttatttacaccctcaaaaaatgtagcaaatttgtgaggcaagacttcccttgcctaAATCCGTGTTAggtttgtcccattaaactatgcctaactatatgttcagcaattttgttctttatgatagtttctaccattttgcctggcacagacagactcactggtctgtagtttcctggattaccccttgatccctctttaaaaaaatgtgttatattggcaaccctctagtcttcagatattatagatgatgttattgatagttttcAAATtcccaatagcaggtccgcattTTCATTTCTcaagttctttcagcactctgggatgtctcccatctggtccaggtaatttgctactctttagtttgtcaatttggcctagtacatcttccagattcactgagatttgtttcagttcctttgaatcatcacctttgaatatcatttctggcatgggtatatctcatATAGTAAAGTACCAGGAGTCAGGAGCTGCAGGCTGGGTAGGAGGGCAGAGGATTGAGCTAAATCAATAAAATGAATTGAATGTGCTTTttgggcgcagatttataaacaTGAGAGGCGACTTGGCCACTTCAGGACTTCGGCAGCTCCATCTGAGCTCCTTTTGATCAGAATCAAAGAACGGGGTGAACCAAAGGCAATCTTTCCTTTACATAGAACTCAGAAATGGCCTTTGAGGTAGGGgaatacaggaaaggaaaatcacAGCAGCACCAAGACTTCCCCTGTCTGCTTGGGAAGTGGAATTTGCACCTTCACTCACTGGCCTTTTTCACTTGTAAAAGGTCATAACCTATGGAAacaaccttccaaaaaaaaatgtgacatgGAATAGCTTATTCATTTTaactgacaagagaagaaagTGTTGCATAATTGTGTGTCTTTACTAAATAGTTCCACTTTGTTTCTCCTGCACTGAGTCTCTCTCACCATCAGCCTCCTCCATCTTTGCATCAGATTTCCGGAGATCTGGTTTAGCCCTCCCTTGCTAGTAGAGTTGGGAAGGCTTTCTGAAACTACCAAAAAAGCTGAAGCTTTTCTTTCTCAGTCATAAAGAGCTGTAAGTGAACTTGGATGCCAAACTAGTTGCCTTTTAGGGTGAGAAGTTTGTGACAACCGTACTTTCTTCTTTAAGAGGTGACAACAAgtgagggggggtggaagggggttATATTAAAGAAACATGCTTCTGCCTTAAGAAGGAAGGTGCTCAGCACTGTCAATAACTATTTTTGTATTAAAACAGGTGGATGTCAGCTTATATGGCAAATGTCCAATGACAATTGTAACAGCCTAATCTTATTTAGTTGCAATACAAGTATTTTTGCGTAAATGGCAGAAAGTCATTGTAGGTTTGGTTATTTAAGTAAAAGGAGTCTTATTTAAGCTGTGTCACTAAGGACTAAACTCTAGCATGCCAGGCCTTAACCCCTTCCTCTAGGGAAGATATTGATTGTGTTGAGTTCACACTCCTGGCTTTGTTCAACATAGTCCAAAGGGTGATGTGTGTGGGgaacaacgccccccccccccccccccccccccatgtatatAAAGAGAGCCACAGCTGAATTTCTATTCGGTCATCCAGCAGAAACTTGCCTGCATTCTACAGCACTGGTTGGTCAGATCACCACCGTTCTCCGACATGTCCGGTGTCCCTTTTCCCTTAATTAGCAGTAGGTCCAGGCTTGAGGCATGGGTGAAAGGGTCATTTCTGACTTGCTCTCATCCTTGTGCCTTGGGAGCCAAACCTAGGAGCCAACACCGAAGCCcaagagagagaacatgagatGTGAATATCTCCAGGAGCCCAGGCCATAACAATTCTCTCTACCCGTCTCTTATTGACTTCAGCAAACTTTCAGCATGACAACTTGTTGCCAAATAAATAAGGTAGTTTAAATAAGGGAAAGATATCCATCCCATCTCTCTTCCACCATGGGAGAGGCTAGTACATGTCTATTTTAGACAATTTTTTCCTGTCTGTAAGGGGAGCAATAAGATTGGAAAGGTAGTGAGGAGATTAGAGAGGACACTAACTGAAGTCCTGAGGAACATTGTGATTTCTGAGTAAAAACACAATAAAGAGAAGAAGCCCTTGTGATGTTGAGGCTTTACTGGGTTATTACTGAATGGTGCAGGTTGATAATGCTAATTGCCCTGGGTCAGGAGCTAGGAGTGGGCTTGGAGGCACAGGCTTGCTCTAGCTGTGGTTAGTTCTCTGTGAAGTCTCAAGGCTGAGGGCGCTCCCCTCCACACCTCGCCCCTCTGGCATCAGCTGCACTCAGGTGTTCTCCCAGAAGAAAGTGTTACAGGACACGGTGAGGGATGCCACCAGCGTCACAAACTCCTGGAAGTCCACCTCCCCGTCTCCATCCTCATCCAGGTCCTTCATGATGCTGTCCACAGAGCTGGAATCCTTCTGGTCCTGGAAGAAAGAATAACTGTCACAACTCAAGGACCGCACAGAGAGAGTCCCAGGTAGCTCTCACCTTTAGAGGTGGCCCTCCAGATCAAGGCTGAGGTACACGAGCAGGATAAAGAAGGGGAAGCTCATACTACAGCTACCTGtgttgtccctgttctgtggtgcaacttctgtggtggggcagtgtgtgagggaagcttgcaccgctgctgcccttgttctgtggtggggcagtgtgtaaGGGAAGCTTGCACCGCTGCCGCCCTTGTTCTGTGGTGGGgaagtgtgtgagggaagcttgcaccgcTGCCGCccttgttctgtggtggggcagtgtgtgagggaagcttgcaccgcTGCCGCccttgttctgtggtggggcagtgtgtgagggaagcttgcaccgcTGCCGCccttgttctgtggtggggcagtgtgtgagggaagcttgcaccgctgctgcccttgttctgtgatggggcagtgtgtgagggaagcttgcaccgcTACTGCccttgttctgtggtggggcagtgtgtgagggaagcttgcacagCTGCTGCCCTTGTTCtgaggtggggcagtgtgtgagggaagcttgcactgctgcccttgttctgtggtggggcagtgtgtgagggaagcttgcaccgctgctgcccttgttctgtggtggggcagtgtgcgAGGGAAGCTTGCACAGCTGCTGCccttgttctgtggtggggcagtgtgcgagggaagcttgcactgctgcccttgttctgtggtggggcagtgtgcgagggaagcttgcactgctgcccttgttctgtggtggggcagtgtgcgagggaagcttgcactgctgcccttgttctgtggtggggcagtgtgcgagggaagcttgcactgctgctgcccttgttctgtggtggggcagtgtgtgagggaagcttgcactgctgccgaagttgttctgtggtggggcagtgtgcgagggaagcttgcactgctgcccttgttctgtggtggggcagtgtgcgagggaagcttgcactgctgcccttgttctgtggtggggcagtgtgcgagggaagcttgcactgctgcccttgttctgtggtggggcagtgtgtgagggaagcttgcacagCTGCTGCccttgttctgtggtggggcagtgtgcgagggaagcttgcactgctgccgcacctgttctgtggtggggcagtgtgtgagggaagcttgcactgctgcccttgttctatggtggggcagtgtgtgagggaagcttgcactgctgcccttgttctgtggtggggcagtgtgcgagggaagcttgcactgctgcccttgttctgtggtggggcagtgtgtgagggaagcttgcacagCTGCccttgttctgtggtggggcagtgtgtgagggaagcttgcactgctgcccttgttctgtggtggggcagtgtgtgagggaagcttgcactgctgcccttgttctgtggtggggcagtgtgtgagggaagcttgcactgctgctgctgcctgtgctgaccCTGAACAGAGAcaaggagtgagagagaagaacAGGCTGAGTCCAGCCCTGGGCTAAAGAAATTATGAAGCAGTTTGATTTCACCAAAGTGACTCTCCAGAGCTAAACCTACCTCCAGGAAACTTCCCAGCTCATTCTGCAGCAGTTCCTTGAGCTCCTTCCTGCTTAGCTTGCTCTTATCTCCTTCTTTGCCAGAGTAGGTGTGGAAGACAGTGATCAGGGACTCCATGGCAGTTTCCAGCTGTGAAGCCATCCTTCAGATCTTGGAGGGGGGCGGGGCGTCTACGATGAGCAGAAAAGCCAAAAGTGGAAATGCATCTTTGGTCAAGTAGAGGGTGGCCAAAACGTGCATATCATAGGAGAGAAGCTAATCCCATCCTGATTTGGCCCACTTCATCCCTCCTCATGCATACAATGGGGCTCAACCTGTCCCTGTCTGGGGAGCACAGAGTGGGGCTTCTGTGCACAGGCCCTGCCACCAGAGAGGTAGTGTGGGGCGCCAGTAGTGTCCCAAACAGGACGCCAGCAGCTGAAGCACTCCCTGCAGACACCCTGGAGACTGTGACTGCTTCAGGATGGGGTTTCGTTGTACCTTTGTGTATTCTGAGGGCTACCCATGTTAAGGGGGCCATGAAAATGCTAATTGCTTCATACATGTATCTAGATCGATCggcag
Protein-coding regions in this window:
- the S100A1 gene encoding protein S100-A1, which gives rise to MASQLETAMESLITVFHTYSGKEGDKSKLSRKELKELLQNELGSFLEDQKDSSSVDSIMKDLDEDGDGEVDFQEFVTLVASLTVSCNTFFWENT